A window of Exiguobacterium sp. FSL W8-0210 genomic DNA:
TCATCGAACGAGGCACGCATGAGCAGTTACTCGCTCATGACGGTTGGTATAAAGAGACGTACGATCGCCAGCAACTAGAATCACTTGTCGAACAAGGAGGGCGTTCCGAATGAATCATGATATCAATGAAAAAGCCGTCCTGAAACGATTGCTTGATTTCGTCAAACCGTTCAAAAAGCAGGTCAGCATCGCCTTCATCCTGCTGTTCATTACGACAGCGGCAAAACTCGGGGGACCGTATCTCGTCAAGATTTTCATTGATGAATACGTCGCACCGGGGACGTATCCGGTGCAGGAAGTCGCACTTTTGTTTACAGCGTACTTGTTACTGCATACGACAGGGATCATCGTTGATTACTTGCAGGCGTTCGAATTCCAAAAGATTGCCTTGCAAGTCATTCAACGCTTACGCATTGATGTGTTCCGGCACGTCATGCACTTACGGCTTGCCTATTTTGACCGGACGCCTGCTGGAGTGCTCGTATCCCGGATCACGAACGATACGGAAGCGATCAAGGAGCTCTACATCGGTGTCCTGTCGACATTCGTGCAAAGCGGCGTTCAGTTGATTGGAACATATATCTTCCTTTATCTACTAGAGCCGCGACTCGCGACGATTGCATTACTGTTGTTACCATTGTTTTATTTCATCATTTGGATTTACCGAAAGTATTCGACGAAGTATTACGCGGAAGTCCGCGATTTACTATCGAAAATCAATGCCCAACTGAACGAATCCATCAACGGTATGGCGATCATTCAACAATTCCGCCAAGAAAAACGCTTGATGGCAGAGTTCGAGGAGACGAACGTCGCCCACCAGAATGGCCGTTATAAGAACTTGAAGCTCGATAGTTGGTTACTGCGACCAATCATTGAACTGTTACTCGCCATTTCAATTGCGACACTCGTAACGTATTTCGGTGTCCTATCGTTCTCACAAACGGTCCAAGTCGGTGTCGTCTATGCCTTCATCAGCTACATGGAGCGGATCTTCCAACCGGTTCAGCAAATCATGCAACGGTTGTCCGAGTTCCAGCAAGCTGTCGTCTCAGCAGACCGTGTATTCAAGGTCCTCGATACGGATGAGCCAGAACCAACGAAACAACTCGAAGGGGATGCACGAGTGTCGGAAGGACATATCGTCTTTGAAGACGTGCGCTTTAGTTATGACGGAGAGAAGGATGTCTTGAAAGGGATTTCGTTCGAGGCGAAAAAAGGACAGACGATTGCGCTCGTTGGTCATACGGGAAGCGGGAAAAGTTCAATCATCAATATCTTGATGCGTTTTTACGCGTACCAATCGGGTCGGATCTTGATCGATGGTCAACCGCTTGAGCAGTTATCAGAAGAAGAACTACGACAGCATGTCGGACTCGTGTTGCAGGATTCATTCTTGTTCACGGGAACGGTCGCGGATAACATTCGATTATTCGATAGTTCGATTTCCTTTGATCGTGTCGAAGCAGCTGCTAAATTTGTACAAGCGGACGGATTCATCAATCAACTCGACCAGCAATATGACAGTCCCGTTGCGGAACGGGGGGCGACGTTCTCAGCTGGGGAACGTCAGTTGATCTCCTTCGCACGCACGATGGCGCGGGATCCGAAAATCCTGATTCTTGATGAAGCAACCAGTTCGATTGATACGGAGGCAGAGGAGAAAGTACAAGTCGCACTTGAACGGATGCGTCAAGGGCGGACGACGATTGCTATTGCCCATCGTCTATCGACGATTCAAGATGCAGATTTGATTCTTGTATTGCATCAAGGGGAAGTGATCGAGCAAGGAAATCACCAAGAATTGATCGCACAAGATGGTCTGTATAAGAAGATGTATCAACTGCAATCCGGTCATGTCACGGTCTCTTAAATAAAGACATAAAAAAGCCTGCCAGGCGGTCTCGCCCGGCAGGTTGTTTGTTTTGATTAGTAGACTGTAACTGTGACGTTTTGGCGTCCCCAGTTGAGTGCTTCTTGTTGTGAACCAACGAGAAGGTCAAGTTTGTTACCTTGGATTGCGCCACCACGGTCGAGTACGATTGCTTCACCAATGCCTTCGATGTGCATACGTGTACCGATCGGGTATTGTGAAGAAGCTGCTACGATACGCATACCATTGTACGTGATCGTATTCGTAACGTCATAACCGCTTGCTGTCAACGCACGACCGTTGTAAAGTCGGCTACCATTGTTAGATGGGTCGTTCGTGTAAGCAGTGACGTTCATTGTCACTTTCGTACCTGATTTTGCAGGTGTCGATTGTTTTGTTGCAGTTGCTGGTTTAGCAGCTGCTTTTGGTGCTGGCTTCGCAGCTGGTTTAGCAGCAGGTTGTGCTTGCGCTGCTGGTGCTTTTGATACGCCAGCGAGTGAAGTATAGTCGCTGTGTACGTAGCGTGTTTTACCATCGATTGTTGTTTTGATCCATGCACCAACTTTAGCTTCTACGTTGACTTTTTCGCCTTTGTAGAGGTTACCGACATCTTTCGAGCTTGTCGTCGTTGGTTGTGTGCGGACGTTTAGTACTGCCGTAGTAACTGTCGCTTTTTTAAAGTCGAATGAGCCTGCTGCAGACGTATACGCACCATGGACATAACGTTTTTGACCGTTAACTGTTGTTTTGATCCATGCGCCAGAACGTCCTTCGACATTTAATGTTTGACCTTTATATACATTGCCTACGTCTGCTGATGCAGTTGTAGGTGCTGTGCGTACGTTGAGTACTGGTGTATTTACTGTTACGGTTTCTGAGGCAGCCTCTGTCTCTTGGGCAAATCCTACTGATAGAGCTGTTGCTGCAAGACCGGCAGCGAAAACTGCTTTTTTCATTATTGATGTCCTCCTGACATATGCTGTGTTTACTGTTCCTACTTTACACGGCAAATCTGACCTGTGCGTTTACAGGTCAATGTCATTCGAGTTACAAACCGAGCTTTTGTGACAACAAGATTGCAAAAGAGCAGTTTTTGTCATCTATAGGAAATACTGATTATGAAAAACGGGTGTTTATAGGTCTTTAGGCTTACTGAATATAAAAAATTCGCACAATTCAACAGAAAAAAGCCTTAAAAATAGAAATTGTGGAATCCTTCTATCGTCTGATGATGAAAAAGTGAAACGGATGATAATAGATCAATACTTGACGATCGTCGTCACACCGAACGCTGTCAGATAAGAACGATGGTACAATTCCTGCATCCAACCATCAGCGGAGAGCTGAAACGTGCCGTGAATCGTTTGGTACGTTCGCTGGCGAATATTGATTTCAATCGGCTCTAGTAGCGGAGTGGACGGTAGATGGTCATGCATGCTGTCATTTTGATTTTCGATATAGAGCAGCTCGAGGACATCTCCTTCTTCCATATAACGCTGTAGATAAATCATGAACTCCCACTGATCAGCACCTTCGATCGTATACAAGTAGGGCATCGTGAATCGTCCTCGCTTCAATGAGACGTATTCAAGCGGTTCGACTTCATGTACGTATAATTGAGAGAGATCGTCAGGTATAAAGAGGGGGCGAGAACTAGCAATGAATGTAAGAGCGGACATAAAGCACCTCCATCAGAAATAAGAAACCATAAAAAAGTCAGCATTCATACTCGAATGCTGACCAAATCGTGCATTAAGATAAGAGCGGTTCGTTCGAACCGTGAATGGTGTAGTTTTGGACTGTCCGTGAATATTCTAAAAGCAGGACGTCAAGTTCATGGCTAAGTTGTAAAACACGCGGGGAGGTAAAGCTGGACTGGTCAGCTTGATGATATAGTTCGCTACGTTTGGCTTCGATGGCTAACGTCAATAGTTGTTGTGTCGTCATAGCAGTCTCCCTTACATTGGTGTCGTATCCATATTCTAGCAAGTCCATTTAATAGGCGCAACGAGATTTCAGTAAAATCGACGAAATGTAATTTTTTTGTAATTTTGGCGGACACGAATCTTTTGCAACTTTCTGTGAGATAATAGGTGCTAAATGCAGAGGAGTTTGGCAAAATAGAGGAGGAACTTCTTCTATAGTAGTAAAGGAAAGGGGATGCTCATGATGGAGCTCTCGTTATGGTTAGCGTTTGGAGCAGGATTATTATCTTTCGTCTCTCCATGTACGCTACCACTGTATCCTGTGTTTCTCTCATACATCACAGGCGTGTCGGTAACGGATTTAAAAGAACGGGGCGTACGAGAAAAGCGATCCTTGTTTCATACGTTAGCGTTCCTCGTTGGTTTTGCGATGGTATTCGTTGTACTCGGTTTATCGACATCGTTGTTCGCAGATGTCTTTATCACATATCGGGATACGTTACGGATGGTTGGGGCACTCGTTATCTTCGTATTTGGGATTGTTCTCGTCGGATTATGGCAACCAACATTCTTGATGCGTGAAAAGAAACTGAATCTCGGGGAACGAAAAGGAGGATACGTCGGGACGGTACTCGTCGGAATCGGTTTTGCAGCCGGTTGGACACCGTGTACAGGTCCGATTCTCGCAGGAGTCATCGGATTAGCTGCGACCAATCCGAGTCAAGGCATGTTCTACATGCTCGCGTATGTCCTTGGCTTCTCGATTCCGTTCTTATTGATGGCGTTCTTCGTCGGTCGTTCGCGCTTGTTTGTGCAGTATAGTCTGAAATTAACGAAATTCGGGGGAGCCTTGATGATGGTGTTCGGAGTCATGCTGTATTTTGATGGCTTGAGTAAATTCGCAGCATGGATGAGTGACATCGTCGGATTCACTGGATTTTAATCAAGGAAGTGATCGGATGATTTGGATATCAACTGGGGTAGCGCTCGTCATGGGATTGCTGATCAGCTTCATTCGTGTGAAGGCATCAGCAAAACCGACGAATGCTAAAAAAATCTTGATCCCTCCCTTTGCGATGTCGACGGGTATGCTACAGTTTTTATACCCAGCATCCCGTCTGACATGGACGGAAGTGGCAGAAGCATTGCTCATTGGAGCCATCTTCAGCATCTTTTTGATCAAGACATCCAATTTTTATGAAGCAGAAGGGCAGATTTATTTGCAACGTTCGAAAGCTTTTTTCATCGTCTTATTCGGTATCTTATTCATTCGGACGGTTGCGAAGTTCTTCATCGGCGGGCAGATTGATATTTTCGAAACGGGCGGCATTTTTTATCTCGTCGCATTCGGAATGATCGTCCCTTGGCGCTTCGCGATGTATATGAAATACAAACGAGTCAAGTCGGGCACCGTGCCGGTTGCTCACTTACCTCACTAAAAAACCGCTGAAGGCGACTTCGGCGGTTTTTCGTGCATCTTTCAATTTTGGAAGTATAATGCGTAGTCTCGCCAGTCGATGGCGTGCTCCGTTAGTGCTTTTTTCAAGAATTTATGATCGCGTTTCGGTGTCGCAGAAATATACCCTTTGACGACCAGTTCGGATGTCATCTCTGTCGCCCGTTCTTCAAGTGCGAACTGTCCGATCCGCCCGGCAATCTTGCGGCGTGCGACATCACGAAATGCCGATGGAACCGGCATGACGAGAGCATTCAATAACTCCATCGTCTCATCCGTCCAAAGGTGTCGTGTTTTGTCGATGTACTCATCTTCCCAGTCCATCATCGATTTACCGTCTTCTTTCGGTAACTTCTTGAGGAACTTCCGGAACATGAAAAACCCGCCAATCGCCATGAGTGTAATCATGATAAAGCCCCAGAGCAGAATCCCGTTCATGAACCATTCCATACGCGACTCATCCCCCTTTCACATCAAATATAGATTAGCATAAATCAGGTGGACGTGCTATGATGAATGACGGAGAAAGTGAGGCGAAAGAATGCTGCAACCATACGTACAATTGGACGAGACCGGACAGCCCCGTAAAGGTGTTTTACCTGAAACAGCGGACGGTCGGATCGTTGAATTCTATTATGATACGAAGGGCGAAGAGATCACGGTCATCTTCGTCACCGTTCCGGCAGAAGATGCGAGCCGGAAGCGTGCCTTTACGGTCGGGAAAACGTTCAAGACGGTCTCGACACTCGAAGACTTCACGTTACTTCACTATGAATGGGCAAATGACCAGATTTTCGCAACACTTGAGATGTTCGAAGATGGGTCGAAACGTCAAATCGACGCTTCGAGATTGCTCGACTACTAAAAAAGAAGGAGATGCGGATTGCCGCGTCTCCTTCTTTTGATATTCAAGAAATATGAAGTCGGATGACCTCGTCATGCAGTTCAACCTGACCACCAATCGGAAACGTGAACAAAGGACTCGTATGTCCGAAGTCGACATTCGCAAGAACCGGTACGTGCTCTAGGACTGGATAGAGCGAGATCAGATACCGCAGATGCTCTTCCGTCATCTTCGTTGCGAGCTGGAAGCGCCCGAAGACGATCCCGCGAATCGTTTCGGCACCCGGTTGCGCCATCAATGAGGCGAAATCACGGGCGAACGTCGCTGGATGGACTTCGTAATCGTCTTCAAGGAATAAAACCGTATCCCGTAAATCAGGGAAGTGTGGTGTGCCTTGCAGGAGATTTAACGTACAAAGATTCCCACCGAGCAGTCGACCACTTGCTTGTCCCGGAGATAAGAGAAGTGGACCTTTGTTTGGTAACGTAATGACATGTCCGCGATCGTTATCACGCCAATGCACCGAAGGCTTGATCGTAACGGGATCCGTTCCAAACAACACTTGCTTGAAGTAATCGATTGTATAGGCGTCGCGATCACGGAAAGCCCGTAACATTGGTCCCGAGTACGTCACTAAGCCGGTATTCGTTAGAATGGCGTGACTGAGTGCTGTGATATCGGAGAAGCCACACAGGATTTTCGGATGTGTCCGAATCAATTCGTAGTCAAGTAAGTCGACAAGTTCATTCGTACTGAACCCACCGCGAACGCACAGAATCGCATCAACATTCGGATCAGCGAACGCAGCATGGAGGTCTGCAATCCGTAATTCAGGATCACTGGAACCGAACGGGTTGACGGCACGCGCATGTTGACTGATCGAAACACGTAATCCAAGTGATTCGAGGGTCTGGATCGCACCATCGATGATCTCCATCTCGACCGTCGAGAGGCTTGAGGCTGGTGCGATTAAGCGGACATGAGAACCATCCGTCAACTTCTTTGGAGTTAACGTCGGCAGGTGGGCAGCGATGATCTCCAAACGGTTACCGAAGGGATCAGCTGTGAAGAAACGACGACGTGGCGCAAGGCGTGTGTCATGCTCAACCGGATAACCGGCAGCTTGAAGAGCATCGCTCAAGGCTTCGAACGCAGCGACGGTTAATCCAGGATGCGCTTTTTTAGCAGGGGAGAAGGGATCCTCGATGCCGAGATGAAGTGCTGCACCATGATCCTCGAACCAGACACCACCACTGGCTTGAACACCAGCTGGTTTTTCGACTTCCTTCATATGTAAAAGCCCGGCATAAAATGCACGGGCGCGATCTTCTTCGTTTTTCGGCATAGCGAGCTGGACATGATCTAACATGAAGACACTTCCTTTACGAATGAGATTCAGGCAACGAACTGGGTGATCCGTTTTAGTTCACGTTCGACGAGGTTCAAGTAGAAGACACCTTCGATCCGGCGATCGAGAGACTGTGCAATCTCATAGAGATTCGTCCGAAGCGCTGCGAGATACGACGCTTCCTCACCAAGCGATTGACGATGGGCGAACGCATAGTGAGCGAGTAGGAACTGAAGATATCCACGATCAGTCAAGAACGGGATCAATTGTTTTTTCTCTTCCATCGACCAAGTATAGTTTGTATCATAATACATCTTCGCATACAGGTGATACGGCTCGTCACCGCCTGTGAAGAGGGTTTCACCACGTTTGACTTCTTCAATCAAGCGTTCGCTCCAATCGAAGCGTTCTTTTTTGCGACTGAGGAACAACGGAAGGATGTATGGGTGAGCCTGATCCGGCATCCGCGAGCAACCGCGTTCATGCCGCAGTGCTGCATAAAGTAGCAAGGCACGATCTTCGAAGCCACGATCAATCGCATACGTCATTCGGCTGAATGCTTCACAGGACGGGCAATCACTGAGTTCGTCACTTGGCGCGTCAACCCATTCCGATAGATAATGATCGGCTTGTTCCTCGTCACCGAGTTTGCTGTAGACCATGAAGCTGATATAGTCACGTGTCCGAATAAAGCCATGCGCGTCACAGAAGTCGATGAAACGGTCGAGGTCTTCTTCGAGAAGCGAGACCGTCACATCTTCTTGTTCTGCCATATAGATCAAGTAGGACTTGTAGTTCCAGTACAAATCAAGTTCTTGTTTGGGAGTCAGTGTCATCTCATCTTTTCGGATCCATTCCATCAAGAGCGTGAAGGACACGAGAAACGATCGGAAGTGTCCTAAGTCAAATTGATTTTGTGAAAATGCCCATAAGGAGAGGAAGCGGAGTGAATCATCAGCTGTTTCCTCAAAGATGGCCCATAAGGCCTCACCGCGTGCAACGGAGGGTTCTTCTTCCTTTAAGCGAAGATATAAGAGATGGAGTTCTTCTTGAGGGTTCATCTGTACCCCTCCTTTCTTATATAAGTATACCACGAGCGTTTTGAGAAATCGCAATTGAGCGAGGGTGGAATAAAAAAAGATTCCGAATCGGCTCAATCGCGGTTCGGAATCATTTCAAGTATTTGTGGATGAGTATCAGCTGTCGGATGTAGCAAATCATGTACTGTGTAACCATTGAGTACTTGATGGAACGCCGCAATGGCATCATCGAAGGCATCACGTGCCGGATTGAGCGAAGGAATCTCGTGAATGCCTTCTTGCGGATCGAGAAAATGAACGGTTGGTTCAAACAGTTGTACGACGTCACCGATATGAATTGCATCTGGAGGACCTGCTAAGCGGAACCCACCTCCACGACCACGGACAGATTCAATCAGACCACTCTGTCCTAAACGATAGACTACTTTCATCAAATGATTCTTAGAAATGTCGTAACAATCCGCTACTTCCTGGATTCGGACTAAACGATCGGGATGAGCTGCTGCGAACAGCAGGGACCGAATCGCGTAATCCGTATAACGTGTCATGCGCATTTTCATCACCTACTTAACACACATACTAGGGGGGGGCGCAAGCTTTTACAAATCTCAATGTGCAAAAAATAAGATGCATTTTAGAGATTGTTTTTGAGGGTGGATTCACGCATAATGGACGGTGAAAGGTAGGTTAAATTATGCATTTCGATCAGGCATTACACCTTTTGCAACAGCTCGGTCCATCGATGGAGCAAAAGGGATTGCGGATCGCGACGCGCTTCTATGACTCGCTCGAGGCGACGTACGAAGAAGAATTGCGCGCGCTTCGAGAAGCGGGGGCTCAGGACGGAACTCGTGCCTTGCGGATTTTACGCCTGAGTCAATTACTGAACCAGATTACCAACCAGCATGAATCGAGTGAACTGTTTAAATTGATTTTACTGAATGAAATCGATC
This region includes:
- a CDS encoding ABC transporter ATP-binding protein → MNHDINEKAVLKRLLDFVKPFKKQVSIAFILLFITTAAKLGGPYLVKIFIDEYVAPGTYPVQEVALLFTAYLLLHTTGIIVDYLQAFEFQKIALQVIQRLRIDVFRHVMHLRLAYFDRTPAGVLVSRITNDTEAIKELYIGVLSTFVQSGVQLIGTYIFLYLLEPRLATIALLLLPLFYFIIWIYRKYSTKYYAEVRDLLSKINAQLNESINGMAIIQQFRQEKRLMAEFEETNVAHQNGRYKNLKLDSWLLRPIIELLLAISIATLVTYFGVLSFSQTVQVGVVYAFISYMERIFQPVQQIMQRLSEFQQAVVSADRVFKVLDTDEPEPTKQLEGDARVSEGHIVFEDVRFSYDGEKDVLKGISFEAKKGQTIALVGHTGSGKSSIINILMRFYAYQSGRILIDGQPLEQLSEEELRQHVGLVLQDSFLFTGTVADNIRLFDSSISFDRVEAAAKFVQADGFINQLDQQYDSPVAERGATFSAGERQLISFARTMARDPKILILDEATSSIDTEAEEKVQVALERMRQGRTTIAIAHRLSTIQDADLILVLHQGEVIEQGNHQELIAQDGLYKKMYQLQSGHVTVS
- a CDS encoding SH3 domain-containing protein, coding for MKKAVFAAGLAATALSVGFAQETEAASETVTVNTPVLNVRTAPTTASADVGNVYKGQTLNVEGRSGAWIKTTVNGQKRYVHGAYTSAAGSFDFKKATVTTAVLNVRTQPTTTSSKDVGNLYKGEKVNVEAKVGAWIKTTIDGKTRYVHSDYTSLAGVSKAPAAQAQPAAKPAAKPAPKAAAKPATATKQSTPAKSGTKVTMNVTAYTNDPSNNGSRLYNGRALTASGYDVTNTITYNGMRIVAASSQYPIGTRMHIEGIGEAIVLDRGGAIQGNKLDLLVGSQQEALNWGRQNVTVTVY
- a CDS encoding aspartyl-phosphate phosphatase Spo0E family protein; translated protein: MTTQQLLTLAIEAKRSELYHQADQSSFTSPRVLQLSHELDVLLLEYSRTVQNYTIHGSNEPLLS
- a CDS encoding cytochrome c biogenesis CcdA family protein — its product is MELSLWLAFGAGLLSFVSPCTLPLYPVFLSYITGVSVTDLKERGVREKRSLFHTLAFLVGFAMVFVVLGLSTSLFADVFITYRDTLRMVGALVIFVFGIVLVGLWQPTFLMREKKLNLGERKGGYVGTVLVGIGFAAGWTPCTGPILAGVIGLAATNPSQGMFYMLAYVLGFSIPFLLMAFFVGRSRLFVQYSLKLTKFGGALMMVFGVMLYFDGLSKFAAWMSDIVGFTGF
- a CDS encoding CcdC family protein, which encodes MIWISTGVALVMGLLISFIRVKASAKPTNAKKILIPPFAMSTGMLQFLYPASRLTWTEVAEALLIGAIFSIFLIKTSNFYEAEGQIYLQRSKAFFIVLFGILFIRTVAKFFIGGQIDIFETGGIFYLVAFGMIVPWRFAMYMKYKRVKSGTVPVAHLPH
- a CDS encoding DUF2621 family protein encodes the protein MEWFMNGILLWGFIMITLMAIGGFFMFRKFLKKLPKEDGKSMMDWEDEYIDKTRHLWTDETMELLNALVMPVPSAFRDVARRKIAGRIGQFALEERATEMTSELVVKGYISATPKRDHKFLKKALTEHAIDWRDYALYFQN
- a CDS encoding LD-carboxypeptidase, which encodes MLDHVQLAMPKNEEDRARAFYAGLLHMKEVEKPAGVQASGGVWFEDHGAALHLGIEDPFSPAKKAHPGLTVAAFEALSDALQAAGYPVEHDTRLAPRRRFFTADPFGNRLEIIAAHLPTLTPKKLTDGSHVRLIAPASSLSTVEMEIIDGAIQTLESLGLRVSISQHARAVNPFGSSDPELRIADLHAAFADPNVDAILCVRGGFSTNELVDLLDYELIRTHPKILCGFSDITALSHAILTNTGLVTYSGPMLRAFRDRDAYTIDYFKQVLFGTDPVTIKPSVHWRDNDRGHVITLPNKGPLLLSPGQASGRLLGGNLCTLNLLQGTPHFPDLRDTVLFLEDDYEVHPATFARDFASLMAQPGAETIRGIVFGRFQLATKMTEEHLRYLISLYPVLEHVPVLANVDFGHTSPLFTFPIGGQVELHDEVIRLHIS
- a CDS encoding RrF2 family transcriptional regulator produces the protein MRMTRYTDYAIRSLLFAAAHPDRLVRIQEVADCYDISKNHLMKVVYRLGQSGLIESVRGRGGGFRLAGPPDAIHIGDVVQLFEPTVHFLDPQEGIHEIPSLNPARDAFDDAIAAFHQVLNGYTVHDLLHPTADTHPQILEMIPNRD